A stretch of the Flavobacterium sp. 5 genome encodes the following:
- the rpsF gene encoding 30S ribosomal protein S6, translating to MNHYETVFILNPVLSEVQVKETVSKFEDFLTSRGAEMVSKEDWGLKKMAYEIQNKKSGFYHLFEFKVSGEVLIAFETEFRRDERVMRFLTVSLDKHAISWAERRRAKLKSQKA from the coding sequence ATGAATCATTATGAAACTGTTTTCATTTTAAATCCCGTTTTATCTGAAGTTCAGGTAAAGGAAACAGTAAGCAAATTTGAAGATTTTCTTACTAGTAGAGGAGCAGAAATGGTATCTAAAGAAGACTGGGGTCTTAAAAAGATGGCTTACGAAATCCAAAACAAGAAAAGTGGTTTTTACCATTTGTTCGAATTTAAAGTATCAGGAGAAGTTCTTATCGCTTTTGAAACTGAATTCAGACGTGACGAAAGAGTTATGCGTTTCTTAACTGTAAGTCTTGACAAACATGCTATCTCTTGGGCTGAAAGAAGAAGAGCAAAACTTAAATCTCAAAAAGCTTAA
- the rpsR gene encoding 30S ribosomal protein S18, with product MATLQQSASGKKDGDIRYLTPLNIETNKTKKYCRFKKSGIKYIDYKDADFLLKFVNEQGKILPRRLTGTSLKYQRKVSVAVKRARHLALMPYVADLLK from the coding sequence ATGGCAACATTACAACAATCTGCTTCAGGAAAAAAAGACGGGGATATCAGATATCTTACGCCTTTGAACATAGAAACTAACAAGACTAAAAAATATTGTCGTTTCAAAAAATCAGGTATCAAATATATCGATTATAAAGATGCTGATTTCTTATTGAAATTCGTTAATGAGCAAGGAAAAATTCTTCCTCGTCGTTTAACAGGAACTTCATTAAAATACCAAAGAAAAGTGTCTGTAGCTGTAAAAAGAGCACGTCACTTAGCTTTAATGCCATACGTGGCGGATTTATTAAAATAA
- the rplI gene encoding 50S ribosomal protein L9 has product MELILRKDVQNLGFKDDVVTVKNGYGRNFLIPQGFAHLATSSAKKVLAENLKQRAHKEAKVVADAKALAESLKAIEIKISAKAGGEKLFGSITNIDIAEALAKGGQVIDRKFITSGIVKRTGKYSASVRLHRDVIVELAYEIVAEKA; this is encoded by the coding sequence ATGGAACTTATTTTAAGAAAAGATGTTCAAAATTTAGGATTTAAAGATGATGTAGTAACTGTGAAAAACGGATACGGTCGTAACTTTTTAATCCCACAAGGATTTGCTCATTTAGCTACTTCTTCTGCAAAGAAAGTATTGGCTGAAAACCTAAAACAAAGAGCTCACAAAGAAGCTAAAGTTGTAGCAGATGCAAAAGCATTAGCTGAAAGCTTAAAAGCTATCGAAATTAAAATTTCTGCTAAAGCAGGTGGTGAAAAATTATTCGGATCTATTACAAACATTGATATCGCTGAAGCTTTAGCTAAAGGTGGTCAAGTAATTGATAGAAAATTCATTACTTCTGGTATCGTTAAACGTACTGGTAAATATTCTGCTTCAGTTAGATTACACAGAGATGTAATCGTTGAATTAGCATACGAAATTGTTGCTGAAAAAGCATAA
- a CDS encoding DUF6495 family protein has translation MKYSRLTKEQFEELTQEFTTFLATQTIDKAEWDQIKAEKPEVAEQELDVFSDLVWEGVLSRATYLEFFSKNHIFLFHCFDTYVKSIVLKSLVTEVDFLSKEGLQWLSDNMFTETIEMKTGKKEFTEERNLSIFQLIQQGSILSDGQLYNQINSIIES, from the coding sequence ATGAAATATTCTAGGTTAACCAAAGAACAATTTGAAGAATTGACTCAAGAATTTACAACCTTTTTAGCAACTCAAACAATTGACAAAGCTGAATGGGATCAAATAAAAGCTGAAAAGCCTGAAGTTGCAGAACAAGAATTGGATGTTTTTTCGGATTTAGTGTGGGAAGGCGTTTTGTCTAGAGCAACTTATTTGGAGTTTTTCTCCAAAAATCATATTTTCTTGTTTCATTGTTTTGATACTTATGTAAAATCAATCGTTTTGAAATCGTTGGTTACTGAAGTTGATTTTTTGTCAAAAGAAGGTTTGCAATGGTTGAGTGATAATATGTTTACCGAAACTATTGAAATGAAAACTGGTAAAAAGGAATTTACAGAGGAACGTAATCTTTCTATTTTTCAATTGATTCAGCAAGGCTCCATTTTGAGTGATGGACAATTATACAATCAAATTAATTCGATTATTGAATCATAA
- the ligA gene encoding NAD-dependent DNA ligase LigA, whose protein sequence is MNTLQAIQTLREELNLHNHNYYVLDNPTLSDYEFDMKLKELQDLETKNPEFFDVNSPTQRVGGTITKNFETIPHEYRMYSLDNSYSKEDLQDWEVRIQKVLGDVPLQYTCELKYDGASISITYENGKLARAVTRGDGFQGDDVTNNIKTIRSIPLHLKGNYPEHFAIRGEIVLPFAGFEKMNQELIEIGETPYSNPRNTASGSLKLQDSAEVAKRPLDCLLYFLIGNQLPFKSQFEGLESARKWGFKVPNESKLASSLEEVFQFIEYWDIHRHNLPYETDGVVVKVNDLHYQEELGYTAKSPRWAMAYKFKAEQVFTKLNSISYQVGRTGSITPVANLEPVQLAGTIVKRASLHNADQIEKLDIRIDDTVFVEKGGEIIPKIIAVDLSKRSGNSEPTKYITHCPECETELIRSEGEANHYCPNFYGCPPQIIGRIQHYISRKAMDIEGLGGETVALLFNNGLVHNYADLYELTVGQILPLERMAQKSAENLVKGVANSVAIPFESVLFALGIRFVGETVAKKLAKHYKNIDALERATLMDLILVDEIGERIAKSVIEFFENNENRIIIERLKKYGVQFEIVEKVNPNATEKFLGKTFVVSGVFSTYSRDELKKAIEENGGKVGSSISAKTDFVVAGDNMGPAKLEKATKLNISIISEDKFIEMLHES, encoded by the coding sequence ATGAACACATTGCAAGCTATTCAAACTCTAAGAGAAGAACTTAATCTTCACAATCATAATTATTATGTATTGGATAATCCGACATTGTCTGATTATGAGTTTGATATGAAATTAAAAGAGCTTCAGGATTTAGAAACTAAAAATCCAGAATTTTTTGATGTTAATTCCCCTACACAAAGAGTCGGAGGTACAATCACGAAAAATTTTGAAACTATTCCGCATGAATATCGTATGTATTCTTTGGATAACTCCTATTCTAAAGAAGATTTGCAAGATTGGGAAGTTAGAATTCAAAAAGTTTTAGGGGATGTTCCTTTGCAATATACATGTGAATTAAAGTATGATGGTGCTTCAATTAGTATTACTTACGAAAACGGAAAATTAGCTCGAGCTGTGACTCGTGGTGATGGTTTTCAAGGTGATGATGTTACCAATAATATTAAGACAATTAGATCAATACCTTTACATCTTAAAGGAAATTATCCCGAGCATTTTGCTATTCGTGGTGAAATTGTTTTGCCTTTTGCTGGATTCGAAAAAATGAATCAGGAGTTAATAGAAATTGGGGAAACACCTTATTCCAACCCTAGAAATACAGCTTCGGGAAGTTTAAAATTACAAGATAGTGCTGAAGTTGCCAAACGGCCTTTGGATTGTTTGCTTTATTTTTTAATTGGAAATCAATTGCCTTTTAAATCTCAGTTTGAAGGTTTAGAATCTGCTAGAAAATGGGGTTTTAAAGTTCCAAATGAATCTAAATTAGCTTCTAGTTTGGAAGAAGTTTTTCAGTTTATTGAATATTGGGATATTCATAGGCATAATCTTCCTTATGAAACAGATGGAGTTGTAGTTAAGGTTAATGATTTGCATTATCAGGAAGAATTGGGATATACAGCCAAATCGCCTCGTTGGGCAATGGCTTACAAGTTTAAAGCGGAACAGGTTTTTACGAAACTAAACTCAATATCCTACCAAGTGGGAAGAACTGGATCTATTACGCCAGTTGCTAATCTTGAGCCTGTACAATTGGCTGGAACTATTGTGAAAAGAGCTTCTTTGCATAATGCTGACCAAATAGAAAAATTAGATATTAGAATTGATGATACTGTTTTTGTAGAAAAGGGAGGGGAAATCATTCCTAAAATTATAGCGGTAGATTTAAGTAAACGCTCAGGTAATTCTGAGCCAACAAAATATATAACCCATTGTCCTGAATGCGAAACAGAATTAATTCGCAGTGAAGGTGAGGCAAATCATTATTGTCCAAATTTTTATGGTTGTCCTCCACAGATCATTGGGAGAATTCAACATTATATTTCTCGAAAAGCAATGGACATTGAAGGGCTTGGAGGTGAAACTGTAGCATTGTTATTTAATAATGGATTGGTACACAATTATGCTGATTTGTATGAATTGACTGTTGGACAAATTCTTCCATTGGAAAGAATGGCGCAAAAATCAGCTGAAAATTTGGTAAAAGGCGTTGCTAATTCTGTAGCTATTCCTTTCGAAAGCGTATTGTTTGCATTGGGTATTCGTTTTGTTGGAGAAACCGTTGCTAAAAAATTGGCAAAACATTATAAAAATATTGATGCGCTAGAACGAGCAACTCTTATGGATCTTATTTTAGTAGATGAAATTGGAGAAAGAATAGCGAAAAGTGTAATTGAGTTTTTTGAGAATAATGAAAATCGGATTATTATAGAAAGATTGAAAAAATATGGTGTGCAATTTGAGATTGTAGAAAAAGTCAATCCAAATGCAACTGAGAAATTCTTAGGTAAAACATTTGTAGTTTCTGGTGTTTTTTCTACTTATTCAAGAGATGAACTAAAAAAAGCTATTGAAGAGAATGGTGGTAAAGTGGGTAGTTCGATATCGGCAAAAACTGATTTTGTTGTTGCTGGAGATAACATGGGACCTGCTAAATTGGAAAAAGCAACTAAGTTGAATATCTCAATAATTTCCGAAGATAAATTTATAGAAATGTTACATGAAAGCTAG
- the dapA gene encoding 4-hydroxy-tetrahydrodipicolinate synthase, which translates to MQSLIGTGVALVTPFKNDFTIDVEALRRIVNFSIDGGIEYLVVLGTTAENATLSADEKELVIATVIEVNAGRLPLVLGVGGNNTLKVVEELRTRDFSAFDAILSVSPYYNKPTQEGIYQHFKAISEASPIPVILYNVPGRTSSNMLPSTVIRLANDFKNVIAIKEAAGDLVQAMQLIKDKPKDFLVISGDDMIALPVVLAGGAGVISVIGQGFPKEFSEMIRLGLNRKVDDAFKLQYLLTNCIDMIFEQGNPAGIKEVFKILGIAENVLRLPLVSVDESLANRLDIFVKKMVKNS; encoded by the coding sequence ATGCAATCATTAATAGGAACAGGAGTTGCCCTAGTAACACCGTTTAAAAACGATTTTACAATTGATGTTGAAGCTCTAAGAAGAATTGTAAATTTCTCTATAGACGGCGGTATTGAGTATCTTGTAGTGCTAGGTACTACGGCAGAAAATGCTACATTATCAGCAGATGAAAAAGAACTAGTTATTGCTACTGTTATTGAAGTGAATGCAGGTAGATTGCCATTGGTTCTTGGAGTAGGAGGGAATAATACATTGAAAGTTGTGGAGGAGTTACGCACAAGAGATTTTTCTGCTTTTGATGCTATTTTATCTGTTTCGCCATATTATAATAAACCAACTCAGGAAGGAATCTATCAACATTTTAAAGCAATTTCGGAAGCATCTCCTATTCCGGTAATTTTGTACAATGTGCCAGGAAGAACATCTAGTAATATGTTGCCATCAACGGTTATTAGACTGGCTAATGATTTCAAAAATGTAATTGCAATAAAAGAAGCAGCTGGAGATTTAGTTCAGGCAATGCAGCTTATAAAGGATAAACCCAAAGATTTTTTAGTAATTTCAGGTGATGACATGATTGCATTACCAGTTGTTTTGGCTGGTGGAGCTGGAGTAATATCAGTGATAGGGCAAGGTTTTCCAAAAGAATTTTCAGAAATGATTCGATTAGGATTGAATAGAAAAGTTGATGATGCTTTTAAACTTCAGTATTTATTAACTAATTGTATTGATATGATTTTTGAGCAAGGAAATCCTGCAGGAATCAAAGAAGTATTTAAGATTCTTGGTATTGCAGAGAATGTACTACGCTTGCCATTAGTTTCTGTAGATGAATCACTAGCAAATCGATTGGATATTTTTGTGAAGAAAATGGTAAAAAACTCTTAA
- a CDS encoding outer membrane protein assembly factor BamD: protein MKKIISVLLVVLFFSSCSEYQDALKKEDVAVKFEVGTKLYDAGKYSKAIRLFEQLAPSYRGKPQGEKLFYMYSQSLYKTKQYYLSGYQFDSFVSGYPRSEKIEECSFLAAKSYSMLSPVYSIDQTDTFKAIEKIQGFIDRYPNSQYIVEANATSKKLNDKIERKVYENALEYNRISNYKSAIIAFDNFISDYPGTSFKEKALYYKFDSAYSLAINSIYIKMEERLNTAKTYYNNLVKFKPNTEYKSKADEMLAKIDVELQKFNK from the coding sequence ATGAAAAAAATAATATCTGTATTGCTTGTTGTTTTGTTTTTTAGTTCTTGTAGTGAATATCAAGATGCTTTAAAGAAAGAAGATGTAGCTGTAAAGTTTGAGGTTGGAACAAAATTATATGATGCAGGAAAATATTCAAAAGCAATTCGTCTTTTTGAACAATTAGCACCGTCTTATAGAGGTAAGCCTCAAGGTGAAAAATTGTTTTATATGTATTCACAATCTTTGTACAAAACAAAGCAATATTATTTGTCAGGTTACCAATTTGATAGTTTTGTTTCGGGTTATCCAAGAAGTGAAAAAATTGAAGAATGTTCATTTTTAGCAGCAAAAAGTTATTCTATGTTGTCTCCAGTTTATAGCATAGATCAAACGGATACTTTTAAAGCTATTGAAAAAATTCAAGGATTTATTGATCGTTATCCAAATTCTCAATACATAGTTGAAGCCAATGCAACATCAAAGAAATTAAATGATAAGATTGAACGTAAAGTTTATGAAAATGCATTAGAATACAATAGAATTTCTAATTACAAATCAGCAATAATTGCTTTTGATAATTTTATTTCAGATTATCCTGGAACATCATTTAAAGAAAAAGCATTGTATTATAAATTTGATTCGGCTTACTCATTAGCAATAAACAGTATTTATATTAAAATGGAAGAACGTTTAAATACGGCAAAAACCTATTATAATAATTTGGTTAAATTCAAACCTAATACTGAATATAAAAGTAAAGCAGACGAAATGTTAGCTAAAATTGATGTTGAGTTACAAAAATTTAATAAATAA
- a CDS encoding DNA-directed RNA polymerase subunit omega produces MDLKKTNAPVNTITYNKTVIEEPTGNVYEAITIMAKRANQINSEIKKELTEKLEEFATYNDSLEEVFENKEQIEVSKFYEKLPKPHALAVQEWLDGKIYHRDSNK; encoded by the coding sequence ATGGATTTAAAAAAGACAAATGCTCCAGTAAATACAATAACTTATAATAAAACAGTTATTGAAGAACCTACTGGAAATGTGTATGAAGCGATAACAATTATGGCTAAAAGAGCAAATCAAATTAATTCTGAAATCAAAAAGGAATTGACTGAAAAATTAGAAGAATTTGCTACTTACAATGATAGTTTAGAAGAAGTTTTTGAAAATAAAGAGCAAATCGAAGTTTCTAAATTTTACGAAAAACTTCCAAAACCACACGCTTTAGCTGTTCAAGAATGGTTAGATGGTAAAATTTACCACAGAGATTCAAATAAATAA
- the coaBC gene encoding bifunctional phosphopantothenoylcysteine decarboxylase/phosphopantothenate--cysteine ligase CoaBC produces the protein MSVLSGKKILLGISGGIAAYKTASLVRLFIKAGAHVQVIMTPASKDFITPLTLSTLSKNPVFSEFYNKDEKNEQWNSHVELGLWADLMVIAPATANTLSKMANGLCDNLLIACYLSAKCPVYFAPAMDLDMYIHPSTLESFTALKAFGNTMIPAESGELASGLSGEGRMAEPENIVSFLEADLESKLPLKGKKILITAGPTYEAIDPVRFIGNHSSGKMGFDIAQSAANLGATVILVSGPTHCRINHSLVQVVPVVSSLEMYDACHQYYQDVDVAIAAAAVADYKPKNVASQKIKKAADDFIIELEKTKDILASFGELKKNQFLIGFALETENEIENAKAKIQKKNLDLIVLNSLQDEGAGFGKPTNKVTFIDSAFHIEPLDLKSKEAVADDILNKVIAHFYG, from the coding sequence ATGTCAGTTTTAAGCGGAAAAAAGATTTTGCTAGGGATTTCTGGCGGAATTGCTGCGTATAAAACGGCTTCATTAGTTAGACTCTTCATAAAAGCAGGTGCACATGTCCAAGTGATAATGACACCTGCTTCTAAGGATTTTATAACTCCACTTACCTTATCTACGTTATCTAAAAATCCAGTTTTTTCAGAATTTTACAATAAAGATGAAAAAAATGAGCAGTGGAATAGTCATGTAGAATTAGGTCTTTGGGCAGATTTAATGGTTATTGCACCGGCAACTGCCAATACGCTATCGAAAATGGCAAACGGATTGTGTGATAATCTTTTAATTGCCTGTTACTTATCTGCTAAATGTCCTGTTTATTTTGCGCCAGCAATGGATTTGGATATGTATATTCATCCTTCTACTCTTGAAAGTTTTACTGCATTAAAAGCCTTTGGGAATACGATGATACCTGCTGAAAGCGGTGAATTGGCTAGTGGTTTATCTGGAGAAGGTCGAATGGCAGAACCAGAAAATATTGTTTCTTTTTTAGAAGCGGATCTTGAAAGCAAATTACCTTTAAAAGGGAAAAAAATACTAATTACTGCTGGTCCTACATATGAAGCAATTGACCCCGTGCGTTTTATTGGGAATCATTCATCAGGTAAAATGGGATTTGATATTGCTCAAAGTGCTGCTAATTTAGGAGCAACAGTTATACTAGTTTCTGGACCAACACATTGTCGCATAAATCATTCTTTAGTTCAAGTAGTTCCTGTGGTTTCTTCCCTAGAAATGTATGATGCTTGCCATCAGTATTATCAGGATGTTGATGTTGCAATTGCAGCAGCAGCAGTTGCCGATTATAAGCCTAAAAATGTTGCAAGCCAGAAAATTAAAAAGGCAGCTGATGATTTTATAATTGAGCTTGAGAAAACTAAAGATATTTTAGCTTCATTTGGAGAATTAAAGAAAAATCAATTTTTAATAGGCTTTGCTTTAGAAACTGAAAATGAAATTGAAAATGCTAAAGCGAAAATTCAGAAAAAAAACTTAGATTTGATAGTTCTAAATTCGTTACAAGATGAAGGGGCAGGTTTTGGTAAACCCACTAATAAGGTTACCTTTATTGATAGTGCATTTCATATTGAACCTTTGGATTTGAAATCTAAAGAAGCTGTCGCCGATGATATTTTAAACAAAGTAATAGCGCATTTTTATGGTTAG
- a CDS encoding DUF4835 family protein, with translation MVRFVLFFFLGCGFIQAQQLNCTVTLNTQKINNSNQQVFKTLETAINEFVNKTDWTGQMLSQKERINCSMYITISSYSSDQFVANIQVQSSRNIFNSTYSSPVLNINDKDFTFNYTEFENLTYIPTSYDSNLVSVLSFYSYVILGMDADTFVPFVGDRYFKEALNIANLAQQGGYKGWNQSDGTLSRYFLINDLMSPTYADIRQSSQLYYSGLDTMSQDLKKAKEIIKGSLMNLAKLNETKPNSYLLRVFMDSKSDEIVSIFTGGPSIAINDMVDSLNRTSSSNSSKWQLLKY, from the coding sequence ATGGTTAGATTTGTCTTGTTTTTCTTTTTAGGGTGTGGCTTTATTCAAGCCCAGCAGTTGAATTGTACTGTTACTTTAAATACTCAAAAAATAAATAATTCTAATCAGCAGGTTTTTAAAACATTAGAAACTGCTATAAATGAATTTGTAAACAAAACGGATTGGACTGGACAAATGCTTTCGCAAAAGGAAAGAATAAACTGTTCAATGTATATTACTATATCTAGTTATAGCTCGGATCAATTTGTTGCCAATATTCAAGTACAATCTTCTAGGAATATTTTTAATTCTACTTATTCATCTCCTGTTTTGAATATAAATGATAAAGATTTTACATTCAATTATACCGAATTTGAAAATTTAACTTACATTCCAACAAGTTATGATTCTAATCTCGTTTCTGTTTTATCATTTTATTCATATGTGATTTTAGGAATGGATGCTGATACCTTTGTTCCATTTGTTGGAGATCGTTATTTTAAAGAAGCACTTAATATTGCAAATTTAGCTCAACAAGGAGGTTATAAAGGTTGGAATCAATCTGACGGAACATTGAGTAGGTATTTTTTAATAAATGATTTAATGTCGCCTACTTATGCGGATATAAGACAATCGAGTCAGCTGTATTATTCAGGATTAGATACAATGAGTCAAGATTTAAAAAAAGCTAAAGAAATTATTAAAGGTTCTTTAATGAATTTAGCTAAATTGAACGAAACTAAACCCAATTCTTATCTGTTGCGTGTTTTTATGGATTCAAAGTCAGATGAAATCGTATCTATATTTACTGGAGGACCAAGCATAGCAATAAATGATATGGTAGACAGTTTAAATAGAACTTCTTCGTCAAATTCCAGTAAATGGCAATTATTAAAATATTAG
- the recN gene encoding DNA repair protein RecN, whose product MITSLAIKNYALIEKLTIDFSKGFSIITGETGAGKSIILGALGLALGKRADLTSLKNKEEKCIIEAHFEISKYNLLPFFEENDLDYEDDTIIRREILPSGKSRAFINDSPVNLQELQELGLYLIDIHSQQQTQELSDEGVQFKIIDAIANNLDIINSYQSELKKYKADKNKLNSLIKRKTEASKEQEYNTFLLEELMGAKLKSGEQEVLEEEYEQLNNVEIIKESLDKSLAIANEEQIGVMHNLNEIKNAIQKIATFSTDYTLLFERITSLKIEFEDIAIELNRCSEKLINDPEQLNLINQKLQLIYNLQKKHQVSTVDELLIVQNTLENSVLELGNIDEEIVKLTALVDANAIQLDQICDTIHNNRQKAIPLLSQKLITILETLGMPNVRFKMELNPSSTYFENGKDELQFLISANKGTDFGLLKKVASGGEMSRIMLAVKAILAQYSKLPTLIFDEIDTGVSGEIANKMGEIMKEMSTQMQIFAITHLPQIAAKGNEHFKVFKSTVGEDTQSELKLLTSEERVVEIAQMLSGTVISDSALNHAKALLN is encoded by the coding sequence ATGATAACTTCATTAGCTATAAAAAACTATGCGTTAATTGAAAAATTAACAATCGATTTTTCGAAAGGTTTTTCAATAATTACAGGAGAAACTGGTGCTGGGAAATCAATAATATTAGGAGCACTAGGTTTGGCTTTAGGGAAAAGAGCCGATTTAACTTCACTTAAAAACAAAGAAGAAAAATGTATTATTGAAGCGCATTTTGAAATATCTAAATACAATCTACTTCCTTTTTTTGAAGAAAATGATTTGGATTATGAAGATGATACCATTATTCGTAGAGAAATTCTACCTTCAGGAAAATCCAGAGCTTTTATCAATGATAGTCCTGTAAATTTGCAGGAACTTCAGGAGTTAGGGTTGTATTTAATTGATATTCATTCTCAGCAACAAACTCAGGAATTGTCTGATGAAGGGGTACAATTTAAAATCATTGATGCAATTGCTAATAATCTGGATATCATTAATTCGTATCAATCGGAATTAAAAAAGTATAAAGCAGATAAAAATAAATTAAATTCTTTAATTAAAAGAAAAACTGAGGCTTCTAAAGAGCAGGAATACAATACCTTTCTTTTAGAGGAATTAATGGGAGCCAAACTAAAGTCTGGTGAACAAGAAGTTTTAGAAGAAGAATATGAGCAATTGAATAATGTTGAAATCATTAAAGAATCTCTTGATAAGTCTTTGGCTATTGCCAATGAGGAGCAAATAGGTGTGATGCATAATTTGAATGAAATAAAAAATGCCATTCAAAAAATAGCCACTTTTTCTACAGATTATACTTTATTATTTGAGAGAATTACAAGTTTAAAAATCGAATTTGAAGACATTGCGATTGAATTGAATCGTTGTTCTGAAAAATTAATTAATGATCCAGAGCAGTTAAACTTGATTAATCAAAAACTACAATTAATCTATAATTTGCAAAAGAAACATCAAGTAAGTACAGTTGATGAGTTACTTATTGTTCAGAATACTTTAGAAAATTCGGTATTAGAATTAGGAAATATTGATGAAGAGATTGTGAAATTAACTGCATTAGTTGATGCTAATGCAATACAATTGGATCAAATTTGCGATACCATTCATAATAATAGACAAAAAGCAATTCCTCTATTGTCACAAAAATTGATTACCATATTAGAGACTTTAGGAATGCCTAATGTTAGATTTAAAATGGAATTAAATCCTAGTTCGACTTATTTTGAAAACGGAAAAGATGAATTACAGTTTTTAATTTCTGCGAATAAAGGAACTGATTTTGGATTGTTAAAGAAAGTAGCTTCTGGAGGTGAAATGTCACGTATTATGCTTGCAGTAAAAGCTATATTGGCGCAATATTCAAAATTACCGACATTGATTTTTGATGAAATTGATACAGGTGTTTCTGGAGAAATCGCTAATAAAATGGGGGAGATAATGAAAGAGATGAGTACTCAGATGCAGATATTTGCTATAACACATTTACCACAAATTGCTGCTAAGGGAAATGAGCATTTTAAAGTGTTTAAGTCTACTGTTGGTGAGGATACCCAATCAGAATTGAAATTATTAACTAGCGAAGAACGAGTTGTAGAAATAGCTCAAATGTTGTCAGGAACTGTCATTTCAGATTCTGCCTTAAATCATGCAAAAGCCTTGTTGAACTAA